The stretch of DNA ATAATGCCTGCATGATTGGCAGTAATTTTGCCCCGCTAATGCGGACAATGCCAATGCCTGCTTTGCCTGGAGCCGTGGCAACCGCAATGATGGGGATCTTTCTAGTCATCATTGCGGTAGGTTGTCGATCGATACTTACCAAATAATTATTTGGTGAGCTTCTTTCCAAACATTTGATTAATCTGCCATTGCTGTGCAATTGAGAGAAGGTTGTTTACTACCCAGTAAAGTACCAAGCCTGCGGGGAAAAAGAAGAACATCACCGAGAAGACTAGGGGCATGTACATCATTATTTTTGCCTGCACAGGATCTGGTGGAGTTGGATTTAATTTTGTTTGTACAAACATCGATGCCGCCATGATGATGGGCAAAATATAATACGGATCAGGAACTGATAAGTCATGGATCCATAAAACCCAAGGCGCGTTACGCATTTCCACTGATGAAAGCAAGACCCAATACAAAGAAATAAATACTGGAATTTGAATGACTACGGGCAAGCACCCACCCAGTGGGTTGATTTTTTCCTTGCGGTACATCTCCATCATTGCCTGGTTTAACTTTTGTGGCTCACCCTTGTATTGCTCTTTCATTAACAACAAACGTGGCTGCACTTCTTTCATGCGCGCCATTGATTTATAGCTGGCGGCAGATAAAGGAAAGAACACAAGCTTAATCAAAATCGTAAGGAGAATAATTGACCAACCCCAGTTTCCTACATAAGCATGAATATTTTCAAGCAACCAAAAAATAGGTTTTGCCAGAATGGTTAGATAGCCATAATCCTTTAACAGCGCAAACCCAGGCGCAATTGTTTCTAAAAGGCTTTCTTCTTGTGGGCCAACAAATAGTCTTGCTTTTTCAATAACAACGGTGCCTGGCGCGACTACACCTAATGGTGTTTGCATGCCAATTCGATATAGGTTGTTGTCAATTTTTCCCGCATAAATATCGCGAGCTGTTTTGTCACCAGGGATCCACGCGCTGGCAAAGTAGTGCTGAACCATCGCAATCCAGGCTGGATCGCCTGCTGCAACCTGAGTCGGAATGGTAATTTTGTTTTTATCGATTGCTGTAAATTCTAATTTATTGAATTTCTCTTTTTCGGTATATACGGCTGGACCAGTAAAGGTACTTGCGGAGAAGGCGCCATCGAAAGGACCGATTTTTTGCTCTTGAGCACCATCACGCACCAACTCGGTATAAAGCACGATGGGGTTTGTATTGGCGCCCGCTTGAGT from Polynucleobacter sp. TUM22923 encodes:
- the yidC gene encoding membrane protein insertase YidC, which translates into the protein MDFKKTILWAVFSMAGLMLYNNWQVHEGKPSLFGGSQTNNAAIDKKVQQTSIDTPRVLQSENLAAPNQASNPIAGGIEAAEKFTLQNDVLVLEISAIGANIIDAKLPKQLTAENKPVELFQYTPTHKYLARSGLITLGNADLPNHTSTFKLIQSGKDGSGRSFAILSSERNGTKLEKTFTLNSGSYVVDISHRVTQAGANTNPIVLYTELVRDGAQEQKIGPFDGAFSASTFTGPAVYTEKEKFNKLEFTAIDKNKITIPTQVAAGDPAWIAMVQHYFASAWIPGDKTARDIYAGKIDNNLYRIGMQTPLGVVAPGTVVIEKARLFVGPQEESLLETIAPGFALLKDYGYLTILAKPIFWLLENIHAYVGNWGWSIILLTILIKLVFFPLSAASYKSMARMKEVQPRLLLMKEQYKGEPQKLNQAMMEMYRKEKINPLGGCLPVVIQIPVFISLYWVLLSSVEMRNAPWVLWIHDLSVPDPYYILPIIMAASMFVQTKLNPTPPDPVQAKIMMYMPLVFSVMFFFFPAGLVLYWVVNNLLSIAQQWQINQMFGKKLTK